In Halogeometricum sp. S1BR25-6, a single genomic region encodes these proteins:
- a CDS encoding ABC transporter substrate-binding protein: MADEPTRRTYLKRTGALVAAGLVAGCSGDSGGTATEGAGASDSASAEPTDTVTGETDGTDDGTESSASAYTVSMSPVGDVEFDGVPENVFTVFPQYADMAVALGHGDALNSVYVPEMSGTTMNHYYERLDGVSFEWEGLYDPLNGGLNKEKLFELGSDVHLTDPAWASTQDNWDGSDVEEIRSQVAPWFGNFYSGTHTDAPDGYGNYQYYTLWELFGKVAGVFQETERYEALSAVHDDLLSTIRSNLPPKEERPTAVRATYSAENETFWTYHLNRPGYWLADTRPLAANDAFGSEQWNGLWGTVDFETLAEADPDVILHLWGMTPNYKMSEVRAALEDHPIGGQLTAVQNGNVYPAGMRYQGPIMNLFQLEMGAKQLYPEQFGEWPEYEDGEPYPEIPEGERLFDRTAVADAVNGDLQS, translated from the coding sequence ATGGCAGACGAACCTACGCGGAGGACGTATCTGAAGCGGACCGGCGCGCTCGTCGCGGCGGGATTGGTCGCCGGGTGTTCCGGCGATTCGGGTGGCACCGCGACGGAGGGCGCCGGGGCGAGCGACTCGGCGTCGGCGGAACCGACGGACACCGTGACGGGAGAAACGGACGGGACCGACGACGGAACCGAATCGTCCGCCTCGGCGTACACGGTGTCGATGTCGCCGGTGGGCGACGTCGAGTTCGACGGCGTCCCTGAGAACGTCTTCACCGTCTTCCCGCAGTACGCCGACATGGCGGTGGCGCTGGGCCACGGCGACGCCCTGAACTCCGTCTACGTCCCGGAGATGTCGGGGACGACGATGAACCACTACTACGAGCGTCTCGATGGCGTCAGCTTCGAGTGGGAGGGGCTGTACGACCCGCTGAACGGCGGGCTGAACAAGGAGAAGCTGTTCGAACTCGGCAGCGACGTCCACCTCACCGACCCCGCGTGGGCGTCGACGCAGGACAACTGGGACGGTTCGGACGTCGAGGAGATTCGCTCGCAGGTGGCACCGTGGTTCGGCAACTTCTACAGCGGCACCCACACCGACGCGCCGGACGGCTACGGCAACTACCAGTACTACACGCTCTGGGAACTGTTCGGCAAGGTGGCGGGAGTGTTCCAAGAGACCGAGCGTTACGAGGCGCTGAGCGCGGTTCACGATGACCTCCTCTCGACCATCCGGTCGAACCTCCCGCCAAAGGAGGAGCGCCCGACGGCCGTCCGCGCCACCTACTCGGCGGAGAACGAGACCTTCTGGACGTACCACCTCAACCGGCCCGGCTACTGGCTGGCCGACACGCGACCGCTGGCCGCCAACGACGCCTTCGGCTCCGAGCAGTGGAACGGTCTCTGGGGCACTGTCGACTTCGAGACGCTGGCCGAGGCGGACCCCGACGTCATCCTGCATCTCTGGGGGATGACGCCGAACTACAAGATGTCGGAGGTGCGCGCCGCCCTCGAAGACCACCCGATCGGGGGACAACTGACCGCGGTGCAGAACGGGAACGTCTACCCCGCCGGGATGCGCTATCAGGGCCCCATCATGAACCTCTTCCAGTTGGAGATGGGTGCCAAACAGCTCTACCCCGAGCAGTTCGGCGAGTGGCCCGAGTACGAGGACGGCGAACCGTACCCGGAAATCCCCGAGGGAGAGCGGTTGTTCGACCGGACGGCGGTGGCCGACGCGGTCAACGGCGACCTGCAGTCGTAA
- a CDS encoding segregation/condensation protein A, translating to MTEETDADAEPPESTAESAVPDGVDLDLETDTDADDGEVEPVELLVQLAEEGEIDPWDIDVVDVTDAFLARLDATDLRTSGRALFYASVLLRMKSDALLEPDAEEEEPELEPWEMALENGGEMANGEADGAPGSDSGFDPVDALEAEMDRRLERKQARGSPETLDELVRELREAERESWWKRRREYDTSDSPRGYSRGTQTLDYRSADDVRADDEPTAADVTGTAHTEDIESSIAAVETALSEQYEKGREEVLYAEIRTAAETPVTTYLSLLFLSHRGTVRLQQDDLFGDLWVRDPASVEDESDADSDADAESEDETAEAEAIAD from the coding sequence ATGACTGAGGAGACGGACGCCGACGCGGAGCCTCCCGAATCGACCGCCGAGAGCGCCGTTCCCGACGGCGTCGACCTCGACCTGGAGACGGACACCGACGCCGACGACGGGGAGGTCGAACCGGTCGAACTGCTCGTGCAACTCGCCGAGGAGGGCGAGATAGACCCGTGGGACATCGACGTGGTGGACGTGACGGACGCCTTCCTCGCGCGCCTCGACGCGACGGACCTGCGGACCTCGGGCCGGGCGCTGTTCTACGCCTCCGTCCTCCTGCGGATGAAGTCCGACGCCCTCCTCGAACCCGACGCCGAGGAGGAGGAACCCGAACTCGAACCGTGGGAGATGGCCCTGGAGAACGGCGGCGAGATGGCCAACGGCGAGGCCGACGGCGCGCCCGGGTCGGACTCGGGATTCGACCCCGTCGACGCCCTCGAAGCCGAGATGGACCGCCGCCTCGAACGCAAGCAGGCCCGCGGGTCGCCCGAAACGCTGGACGAACTCGTCCGCGAACTCCGCGAGGCCGAACGCGAGTCGTGGTGGAAGCGCCGCCGCGAGTACGACACCTCCGACTCGCCGCGCGGGTACAGTCGCGGGACGCAGACGCTCGATTACCGGTCGGCCGACGACGTCCGCGCGGACGACGAACCCACCGCCGCGGACGTGACCGGGACGGCCCACACCGAGGACATCGAATCCTCCATCGCCGCCGTCGAGACAGCCCTGAGCGAGCAGTACGAGAAGGGGCGCGAGGAGGTGCTGTACGCGGAGATTCGCACCGCGGCGGAGACGCCGGTGACGACGTACCTCTCGCTTTTGTTCCTCTCGCACCGCGGCACCGTCCGCCTCCAGCAGGACGACCTGTTCGGCGACCTGTGGGTGCGGGACCCGGCGAGCGTCGAGGACGAGTCTGATGCGGATTCGGACGCGGACGCCGAGAGTGAGGACGAGACGGCCGAGGCGGAAGCGATAGCCGACTGA
- the smc gene encoding chromosome segregation protein SMC — protein sequence MHIKELVLDGFKSFGRKTRIPFYEDFTVVTGPNGSGKSNIIDGVLFALGLARTRGIRAEKLTDLIYNPGHADDSEANGGTKEASVTVVLDNADGKLDRSQVVNAAGSDDVGDVSEIRVKRRVKETDDNYYSYYYLNGRSCNLSDIQDLLAQAGITPEGYNVVMQGDVTEIINMTPYQRRGIIDEIAGVAEFDAKKEDAFDELDAVEERIDEADLRIEEKQGRLDRLEDERETALKYQSLREEREEYQSYLKAAELEDKRADLEKTESKAEKKEAKLDSLREELDTRQGKVSRLESELEELSKEIERKGEDEQLRIKSEIESVKGEIDRLENAVEAAEDRIDEAETERRKAFVELDRKQEKIDDVEDDVRSVKVEKASVKSEVQSRETDLAEVEAEIADVDTEFDELKAELADKKAQLEELKTERNDLQREKDRLLDDTRRRSSEISETQEKIAEIREELPELKATLSDLHSELDKAEKNKAKIDGVIEDLRGERSDLKDDLDEVEEDLRSKQSEYAELEARAGKDGDTSWPRAVTTILNAGRSGVHGTVGQLGSVPGEYATACETAAGGRLAHVVVDDDGVGSDCIDYLKSRNAGRATFLPITKMDDRGLPSKPNDPGVVGFARNIVEYDSKYEPIFSYVLGSTLVVEDMETARSFMGDFRMVTLDGDLVERSGAMTGGSGGGSRYSFSKSGSGRLERLATEISSLEDDRRDLQGEIRDVESRLDDAREKASDAADRVRSVESDIDRTEADVEEKEDEIDRLEARIEELREERAEVDEEMQSLDADIDSLGADVAAVESDIDDLESELEDSEIPELTAKADEIRADIDEKEARMDELDGRLNELQLEKEYAEEAVEDLNETVESAQERKADARDAVREKEEKIEAKEETLEEKREAVSDLEAELKELKAERSDLREDVREAKSERDEQRDKVDRAESRVENLRESAERLAWEIDELKAEVGEYDPEAIPDHEEVEANVEELTAEMEELEPVNMLAIDEYEEVEESLEEMQERRDVLEAERDGIRDRIEQFESQKKATFMDAFDAINENFTDIFERLSDGTGELLLENPEDPFEDGLTMKAQPGDKPIQRLNAMSGGEKSLTALAFIFAIQRHNPAPFYALDEVDAFLDAANAERVGEMVDDLAGEAQFVVVSHRSALLERSERVIGVTMQGDNVSAVTGIQLGEDDEEAGEPEATADD from the coding sequence ATGCACATCAAAGAGCTCGTCCTTGACGGTTTCAAGAGCTTCGGGCGCAAGACCCGGATTCCGTTCTACGAGGACTTCACGGTAGTTACCGGCCCCAACGGGTCGGGCAAGTCGAACATCATCGACGGCGTGCTGTTCGCGCTCGGCCTCGCCCGCACGAGGGGCATCCGAGCGGAGAAACTGACGGACCTCATCTACAACCCCGGCCACGCCGACGATTCGGAGGCGAACGGCGGCACCAAGGAGGCGAGCGTCACCGTCGTCCTCGACAACGCTGACGGCAAACTCGACCGCTCGCAGGTGGTCAACGCCGCCGGCAGCGACGACGTCGGCGACGTCTCCGAGATTCGCGTCAAGCGGCGCGTCAAGGAGACGGACGACAACTACTACTCGTACTACTACCTCAACGGTCGCTCCTGTAATTTATCCGATATCCAGGACCTCCTCGCGCAGGCCGGTATCACGCCCGAAGGGTACAACGTCGTGATGCAGGGCGACGTGACGGAGATAATCAACATGACCCCGTACCAGCGGCGGGGCATCATCGACGAGATAGCCGGCGTCGCGGAGTTCGACGCGAAGAAGGAGGACGCCTTCGACGAACTCGACGCCGTCGAGGAGCGAATCGACGAGGCGGACCTCCGAATCGAGGAGAAGCAGGGCCGCCTCGACCGACTGGAGGACGAACGCGAGACGGCGCTGAAGTACCAGTCGCTCCGCGAGGAACGCGAGGAGTACCAGAGCTATCTGAAGGCCGCCGAACTCGAAGACAAGCGCGCCGACCTAGAGAAGACCGAGTCGAAGGCAGAGAAGAAGGAGGCGAAACTCGACTCCCTGCGCGAGGAACTCGACACCCGGCAGGGGAAGGTCTCACGCCTCGAAAGCGAGTTAGAGGAGCTCTCGAAGGAGATAGAGCGAAAGGGCGAGGACGAACAGCTCCGAATCAAATCCGAAATCGAGTCGGTCAAAGGCGAGATAGACAGACTGGAGAACGCCGTCGAGGCCGCAGAAGACCGCATCGACGAGGCCGAGACGGAGCGGCGAAAGGCGTTCGTCGAACTCGACCGCAAGCAGGAGAAGATAGACGACGTCGAGGACGACGTTCGGTCGGTGAAAGTCGAGAAGGCGTCGGTCAAATCCGAGGTGCAGTCGAGAGAGACCGACCTCGCCGAGGTCGAAGCCGAAATCGCCGACGTCGACACGGAGTTCGACGAACTCAAAGCGGAGTTGGCCGACAAGAAGGCTCAGTTGGAGGAGCTGAAGACCGAGCGCAACGACCTCCAGCGAGAGAAGGACCGCCTGCTGGACGACACGCGGCGTCGCTCCTCGGAGATTTCGGAGACCCAAGAGAAGATAGCCGAGATACGCGAGGAACTGCCGGAACTGAAGGCGACGCTGTCGGACCTGCACTCGGAACTCGACAAGGCCGAGAAGAACAAGGCGAAGATAGACGGCGTCATCGAGGACCTGCGCGGGGAGCGCTCGGACCTGAAAGACGACCTCGACGAGGTCGAAGAGGACCTGCGCTCGAAGCAGTCCGAGTACGCCGAACTCGAAGCGCGCGCGGGGAAGGACGGCGACACGTCGTGGCCGCGCGCGGTGACGACAATCCTGAACGCGGGACGGTCGGGCGTCCACGGCACCGTCGGCCAACTCGGGTCGGTGCCCGGCGAGTACGCCACCGCCTGCGAGACGGCCGCCGGCGGCCGTCTCGCGCACGTCGTCGTCGACGACGACGGCGTCGGCTCCGACTGCATCGACTACTTGAAATCCAGAAACGCGGGCCGGGCGACGTTCCTCCCCATCACGAAGATGGACGACCGCGGCCTGCCCTCGAAGCCGAACGACCCCGGCGTCGTCGGTTTCGCGCGCAACATCGTCGAGTACGACTCGAAGTACGAACCCATCTTCTCGTACGTCCTCGGGTCGACGCTCGTCGTCGAGGACATGGAGACCGCCCGGTCGTTCATGGGCGACTTCCGGATGGTGACGCTCGACGGCGACCTGGTGGAGCGCTCCGGCGCGATGACCGGCGGGTCGGGCGGCGGCTCCCGGTACTCCTTCTCGAAGTCGGGGTCCGGTCGGCTCGAACGACTCGCGACCGAGATTTCTTCGTTGGAGGACGACCGCCGCGACCTGCAGGGGGAGATCCGCGACGTGGAGTCCCGACTGGACGACGCGCGCGAGAAGGCCTCCGACGCCGCGGACCGCGTGCGCTCGGTCGAAAGCGACATCGACCGCACCGAGGCGGACGTCGAGGAGAAGGAAGACGAGATAGACCGCCTCGAAGCCCGCATCGAGGAACTCCGCGAGGAGCGAGCGGAGGTCGACGAGGAGATGCAGTCGCTGGACGCCGACATCGACTCGCTGGGCGCCGACGTCGCGGCCGTCGAGTCCGACATCGACGACCTCGAATCCGAACTCGAAGACTCCGAGATTCCCGAACTGACGGCGAAGGCCGACGAGATACGCGCCGACATCGACGAGAAGGAGGCGCGGATGGACGAACTCGACGGCCGCCTCAACGAACTCCAGTTGGAGAAGGAGTACGCCGAGGAGGCCGTCGAGGACCTGAACGAGACGGTCGAGAGCGCACAGGAGCGGAAGGCCGACGCCCGCGACGCCGTCCGCGAGAAGGAGGAGAAAATCGAGGCGAAAGAGGAGACGCTCGAAGAGAAGCGCGAGGCCGTCTCCGACCTCGAAGCGGAGTTGAAGGAACTCAAGGCCGAACGCTCCGACCTCCGCGAGGACGTGCGCGAGGCCAAGAGCGAACGCGACGAACAGCGTGATAAGGTCGACCGCGCGGAGTCCCGCGTGGAGAACCTGCGCGAGAGCGCCGAGCGCCTCGCCTGGGAGATAGACGAACTCAAAGCGGAGGTCGGCGAGTACGACCCCGAGGCGATTCCCGACCACGAGGAGGTCGAGGCGAACGTCGAGGAACTCACCGCGGAGATGGAGGAACTCGAACCGGTCAACATGCTCGCTATCGACGAGTACGAGGAGGTCGAGGAGAGCCTCGAAGAGATGCAGGAGCGCCGGGACGTACTCGAAGCGGAGCGAGACGGCATTCGCGACCGCATCGAGCAGTTCGAGTCGCAGAAGAAGGCGACGTTCATGGACGCCTTCGACGCCATCAACGAGAACTTCACCGACATCTTCGAGCGCCTCTCGGACGGCACCGGGGAACTCCTCCTCGAAAATCCGGAGGACCCCTTCGAGGATGGTCTGACGATGAAGGCCCAACCCGGCGACAAGCCCATCCAGCGGCTGAACGCGATGTCGGGCGGGGAGAAGTCGCTCACGGCGCTGGCGTTCATCTTCGCCATCCAGCGGCACAACCCCGCGCCGTTCTACGCCTTGGACGAGGTGGACGCCTTCCTCGACGCCGCCAACGCCGAACGCGTCGGCGAGATGGTCGACGACTTGGCGGGCGAGGCCCAGTTCGTCGTCGTCTCGCACCGCTCGGCCCTCTTAGAGCGGTCCGAGCGCGTCATCGGCGTGACGATGCAGGGCGACAACGTCAGCGCGGTGACCGGCATCCAACTCGGCGAGGACGACGAGGAGGCGGGCGAACCGGAGGCGACGGCGGATGACTGA
- a CDS encoding DUF7518 family protein, whose protein sequence is MSNRVEELESKVAELQAAVNGLTEELVETKERVRLLEDQVDVDLTTGTRPVGHAPAQPEESTSASASESESEQTGAEAAADGGNADESEPSLRESPAQAQSRAQTSAQPSDDASFIDADEPTPTPSSSSVSPDETDVGADAESTDSADDEVKSEESETTDEAESAEDDSDIIVA, encoded by the coding sequence ATGAGTAACCGGGTGGAGGAACTCGAATCGAAAGTTGCGGAACTGCAGGCCGCCGTCAACGGACTGACCGAAGAACTGGTCGAGACGAAAGAGCGAGTCCGCCTGCTCGAAGACCAGGTGGACGTCGACCTCACGACGGGGACCCGCCCCGTCGGTCACGCCCCCGCCCAGCCCGAGGAGTCGACGTCGGCGTCCGCGTCCGAGTCGGAATCGGAGCAGACGGGAGCCGAGGCGGCCGCCGACGGCGGAAACGCCGACGAGAGCGAACCCAGCCTCCGCGAGTCGCCCGCGCAGGCGCAGTCGCGCGCCCAGACGTCCGCTCAGCCCTCCGACGACGCGAGTTTCATCGACGCCGACGAACCGACGCCGACGCCCTCGTCTTCGTCCGTATCCCCCGACGAGACGGACGTCGGCGCCGACGCCGAATCGACCGACTCCGCGGACGACGAAGTCAAGTCCGAGGAGTCCGAGACTACCGACGAGGCAGAGTCCGCAGAAGACGACAGCGATATCATCGTCGCGTAA